GCTCTACCTGGACTATTCACGCGAAGAAGGGGAATGGCTGCCAAACTCCAGTGGGGGACGTGAAAACCTGGAAGCAATTGAATTCCTGAAAAATGCAAACACCAGCTTACATGGAGCGTATCCTGGAATCCTGACAATTGCGGAAGAATCGACTTCCTGGGGCGGCGTTTCTCACCCCGTTTACAACGGAGGCTTAGGATTCAATATGAAATGGGATATGGGGTGGATGAATGATACCCTTCGTTATATGCACTTCGATCCCATCTACCGCTCACACCATCAGGGAGAGCTCTCATTCAGAATGATTTATGCGTTTACTGAGAATTTTGTTTTACCTCTCTCTCATGATGAAGTTGTCCATGGGAAACGTTCGTTGTTGTCACAAATGCCAGGTGATATGTGGCAGCAGTTTGCGAATTTACGCCTGCTCTATGGCTATCAATATACCATGCCTGGTAAAAAACTACTGTTTATGGGAGGCGAACTCGCCCAGTGGCATGAATGGAATCACGATAGCGAACTTGACTGGAACTTGATCGGAAACGAAAATCACGATGGGATTCGTCGGCTGGTTGGTGACTTAAATCAACTTTATCGAACAGAAAAATCCCTGTATGAAACTGATTTCACTCCGGAAGGTTTTTCATGGATTCAGTGTGACGATTCCATAAACAGCGTGTTTGCGTTTCAAAGAAAATCAACCGATGATCATGAACATGTGATTGTGATCGGTAATTTTACCCCTGTTCCACGAGAAGGGTATCGTATTGGCGTCCCTAAAGCCGGGTTCTATAATGAAATCATCAACAGTGATGCCAAAATCTACGGTGGCTCGAATATCGGAAATGCAGGAGGAGTCTATAGTGAAAAGATTAATAGTCACGGCTTAGACTACAGCATTACGCTTAACCTACCACCACTTGGCCTCTTGATCATGAAGCCGGTTTCAGCAAAAAAAGAACCGCCTCAGGAATAAAGCCTGCTCTCTAAACCGTACTAGATTGAGAGCAAAGTAGAATTTACTGAAAAGTAAAAAATAGACTGGAAAACACCTACAGTAGGTTTTATGATGGCTCTAGCAAAACTTTTCTGCAGCCTTTAGAACTGCAAAAAAGGACGCCGCTGAGTGTATAGGCGCTCGCCCAAACAATCCCAACAAGGGAAAGTTCGGCTATACTCCCCAGCAGCGTATCCTTTGGTGAAGTTCAAGTCAGATAAGTAACGATACTCTTTGTTCTTATCTGTAATTAACTCTTAAGCAAACTTCATACCAGCAAACAATTCGTCCTGAACACAAAGTCGTAAACTGCTGAGATCAAATCTTTTACGATAATAAATTTAAAATTCTAAAGTACAGCTCAATCGAGTTAATTGATGAATTGCCCTACTGACAGGCATTTCCCTGCTTAGATGGAAGGCAACTTTTTGAAAATACCTGTCTAGTTTTTCAGATAGAGTTGTTTGGGTATATCGTCTATTATTGTGTCGTTGGGAGGCACAACCCGAATTAACAGAAGCAAAATGCTGTCTCCGCTAAATCCGCCTATCCCCTTATCAGAATTATTCTCGAACTGGTGGTGGCTTTGTCTGAATTGCACTTAAATCAATGGGCCAACTATACAGGGCCCGCTAACTGGTATTCGCTCTCTTATCCTTCAGATTGGACCAGGGAAGAGAAGGAAGGAATTCTTCAACTGAGCCCCGCTGCTGGAAACGCGACCTTAACAATCAGCTGTCACTGGAAATCGGTACTTCCACGACCACAATATGATGCTGAATTGCAAATTGATTTTGATCAATTGTTTGTGAAACATCGAAACATAGAAAATCGAGGACCTCTTGCGATAGAACACGAGTCTGTGGGCTATTCGGGTGAAGCAATCATCCAAAAGAGTGATTCCTGGTGGAAAGAATTACTGAGATGGGCTCCCTTTTCGCAAAATAACTGGCACCACTGGAAATTGTGGCTGATTAGAGAACATTCGATTCAGATGGTAGTCACCTTTTTCCATGATCCTGAATTATATGAAGATCTCTATGAAACCGTACAACGCATATTACACTCGATACAACTCTCATTAGATCCAGCAAACCCACCTGAGTTGTTTGCCAACGAAGTTTTACATGTGGCGCAGAAAAAATTTCCTCTCATGACATCTCAGCTGATACCTGGATTTCGGTTAAAATTTGGTGAATCTGAGATCAATTTAACAAATTTCTATCGATCTTATCTGACAACTCCCGAATATTTTGAAAAGAATATTACGACGGCTCTAGCAACGATTCTGCAAATCAACGAATGGGGGGAGGCACAGACAGACCCCGAACTATCACAGATTCAAGACCGGATCATGCCAATTTTATTACCAAAAGAGTCTTGGGAATGTCATTTTCCGAACTTTGTTGGTGAACCTTGGGTTGCCAATCTCACTATCATGTATGTCGTCGACGAATCGAATGCATATTGGTATATTCATGAGAAGCTCCTCAGAAAATGGAATATCAGTCGCGATGAGCTACACCAAATTGCATTGAATAATCTGGATCGGTATTTTGATCATAATCAGATTGAATTGATCTGTATGTCGAAAGAAGATGGCCCTAATATGATGATTCAAAGTAAGCCGGACGCCTATAATGCATCGCAGGTGCTGAGTAATACATTTTATCAACAGGCTCGAAAGTTCCTGGGTAGTGAATTTTTAGCGGGAGTCCCCAATCGTGACTTTCTGCTTGCGCTCAGCTTAAGTCAGTCACGAATCATTGAACAAATTCAACACAATATCGCAAATGATTATTTAACTATGGACCACCCACTAACAGATCAATTACTGGTTGTCACTGCGGATGGAGTTAGCGAGTATTGTGGCGTAAGCTGACCTTCTCCGTTTCAAAAGTGATCAAAGAGTAATGCAACAGGAATCAGGTTTATTTTCACAGAGGCTTGGTGAATTCATCACATTAGGTACTGGGACCAGTGTTGGAATTCCTATAGTGGGCTGCGACTGTGAAGTGTGTACGTCTTCAAATCCCAAAAACCAACGAGGACGCACTTCGGTTTATGTCGGAGCACCTGAAGGGGGCTTTTTGATCGATACGCCCCCCGAGTTGCGTTTGCAACTTCTTAGAGAGAAAATTCCCTGGGTCCATGCGGTCCTTTACACCCATAGCCATGCAGATCACATCTTTGGCTTAGATGATGTCAGGATTAGCGGATATCGGTTGGAAAAATCGATCATGCTTCACTGCGAAGAGACTGTGGAACAACAGATCCGCCGTTCGTTTAATTATGCTTTTGAAATGCCGACCCATAACCTGCATCATATGTCACGTCCCCAGCTTGAGTTTCAAAGGGTAGAAACGAAAGCATTTGATTTGCTTGGTCTCAGAATCCAGCCATTTCGCCTGATGCATGGAACATTACCGATCTTGGGGTATCGAATGAACGACATTGCATTTTGCACAGATGTCAGTGAGATTCCTGAAGAAAGCTGGCAGTATCTGGAAGGGCTCGACGTTCTGATCATTGATGCTCTAAGAATTAAACCACACCCGACACATTTTAACCTTGAACAAAGCATGGAAGTGGTGGAGCAGGTAAAACCAAAACGAGCTTACTTTACGCACATCTCTCACTCACTGGAACATGAAGAAACGAATAGCAACTTACCAGATCATGTGGAACTGGCTTTTGATGGGCTTTCGCTGCCTCTCAACGGTTGAACCGCTCATTTCTAAGGTAACTGAAGCTTCATGCCTGGCCGAATATAGTTTGCATTTTTCAGATTCGCTTTATTCTTCAGATAGATTTGAAATGCCGCAGACCGTTTGCCATATAATCGAAGAGCAATCGACTCCAGAGTATCACCTTTTTTGATAGTATAAGTATGAGACTTTGCTTTGTTCCCCGTCTGCTTCATTTTCGCTGGAGCTTCGTCAAACAACCCATCTACAATTTGTTTCACATTTTCTGGTTGAGCTTGTGATAAAGACTGCCCCAGTTTCGCTTCTCTTTTTGATTTATGAGAACCGTTCCGAGGTGTTAAGGGAGAGCGCGGAACCGGAATAAACTTTCGATAATTATCTGGGATCGTTTTAGTTCTTTGCAGGTTACCACCAAATTTGTCGGATTTCAGTGTATCCTCAAGTTGTTTTAAATTTTTCTTATGATCTAAATCTTTGAGTGTATTTTGGTTCTGCGAATTTGAGAGTGACTCAATTAATCCTTCAAACTGTACCGATGAAGAACCTTGTTTCAAAGTGGGCTGAGAGACCATCTGTCCTATAGTCCGCTTACCAACTTTAGCTGATGTACCATTGAATGTTTGACTGTTGGCTGACTGTGGCTTTGACTCAGATGATCCATAGACGGGGATCCGCAACTTCATTCCTTCTCGAATATCATTGGGACTTCGCAGACGGTCACGATTCAAATTGAAAATTTCTCGATATTTTTTGCTGCTTCCCAAATAGCGAATGGCAATCTCAGAGAGTGTTTCTCCCGACTTGACCGTATGAATTCGAATGCTTGGCCGATTAGGTTCTTGTGGTCTTGATACAGGTTTTCGCTGTGAAGGATTGACTTCCCAAGCATTGTTATGTTGAGGTTTGAAATTCTCAGAACCTGAATGAATCGAATCAGAAAACGAACCTTGGGAAGTCGGTTGCATTATCTCTTGCTGTGGGTTTGGTTCAAAGACGGAATCTTCGGAGCTTGATTTCGAAAATTGTTCCTTGGGAAGATCGATCTCTTTTAGAAAATCAGGCATTTCTGCCCAACGTTCCGCATTTGAAATTTTTTTAGATGTCATATGGGAAACGGTTGGAGTAGCAACATTAGAATCAGAATGTGAGCGCTGATTATCATCAATCCCAGATAAAGTTTGTTCACTTCCTAGTAAAGTATTTTGATTATCCTTGCTTTGACTATCGAAATAAGGTGTGCGGTCTTTGTCAGCAATTTGTTCATCCAAATAATGTGGATCATTGAGTTCCGGAATCTGCACAGTGGTATCTTTATCCTGCCGCAGACAGAACGCCCCCACAAAACCAAGTACCAATAGTGCTAATGCCAAACCTACTTTTTTATCTTGATGCATTTGAACCTCGCCTCGAATGGAAAGCTTTGTAATTAAGCGTATCGGGCGAAAAACTTCAAAAGAAAATCAGAAATTCAGAAGAAATGCTTAGCGCGCGTAGATACTTTCTGTAGTATCACACTTGAGTCGATCATGATGAAAATACGGCGAACGATCAGAACAAAGTCGCCAATTGATCGTTTTATATCAGTTTTAAGGTTTACAGAAACTAATGCCTGTTTTGTTTTTAAGCGGATTTGGATCTAATCCTGGTTCTGCTTGCGCCGTAGTCGACTAAACAAGTTCTTGTATCTCCCAAATGCAGGACCTTTGAGGTGAGAAGTTCCCGACTTCTGCTGCTTGGAGTTTGGTCCCAAATCTAAACGAAAAGTGGGAGCAGTAGACTGATCAACATTCTCTTTATCGATAACAAAACTGCCTTGGGATGCTGTTATTGCCGATTCATGCGAATCTTCCTCATCGGGGCTCACAACATCATAATCGGGTGAATCTACTTCAGTTTTTTCTGCTTCTTCTGTCATTTTAAAGTTACGAAATTCATTCAATGCCTCCAATAAGCCTTTTCGTGTTTCGGAGCAAACCTCATAAACCTGAGCAGCCAATAACTCTTCAAATGAATTCTCGCCTGCAGATAGTTCTTTTGCTAAGGCTTGATAAACGTTTTCGTCTGCTGATTTTGGCTGATCGTCATAGAATACTATAGAACCTTTTTCAGATTCTTTTTCCGCTTCCTCAAGATGAGGAATCATTTCATCAATCAAACCAACAGGATTCGAAGATTCCGCTACTTCAGTTCGGTTAGACTGTACTGGAGAAGCTTCATTCGGTTCTTCTTCTGAATCACGTTTTTTTGAAGCAATTGACTGAGCGGAATCGTGAAATTGAGGAGGTTTTAATTGTAAGGGTCTTCGTGAAGCTGGTGACTTGATTGCTTGCGTTTCCAAGGGAAGTGTTGTTGGATCAATTCCCGCATCGATGGCAGCATAGCGGTCAATGATCTCTACAAACTCACCTGTCGCTTCTACTGGAATGTTTTCACTTTTATCAATCAGAGCCATGTGATTATTATCGGTCTGTTCTTCAAAATCATCACATACTGACTCAAGCTCAGATTGTGGCATTTTAAGATCAGTGCTGCATGGCATAGCCGACTCTGAATCACTCCCAATTTCGATTGCTTCCATTTCATTGCCCAATGAAAACAGATCTGCTGAATCCCAGCCAGTGTCATCTGAAATAAACTCTGCTTCTGTCGGTGCAGATTCAACGAGTAGATTCAATCGATCTTCCATCAAAGTATCAATTTCATATTCGTCAGAGAGAGCATCAGGTATTTTGTCGACGGGATTCTCAGAATGTTGATCTTTCCGCAGCTCTTCTAGGGGAGTTGAAGAGGGCAGGGGATCATTCCAATGTAATGGTAATTGCTGAAGATCAGAAAATGCTTCACGCGCAATGCTTTCGTTAACAATTGAAGAATCCTGAACATAAGCCAGCATTAAACTATGATCGCAGATTTGATTCAGACAGCGTGGCAATCCATCACTAACATGAGTAATGAATTTAATCGCATCCTCTGTGAAAAATGAACGCGTTTCAGTTGTCACACGTTTAATTCGATACTCGATATATTCTTCTGATTCCTGCCGAGTCATCCGATCCAGAAATACTTGACATCCAATTCTTTGATTTAGTGAAGATAGTGCAGGTTGAATCAGTGTTTCTTCCAGGTCTGTCTGTCCACTGAGAATCAACTGCAGCGCCGGCTTTCCATCTATGGAAATATCTGATAGCACACGTAGCTCTTCCAGAAACGGCGCGCTTAAGAGATGTGCTTCATCGATAATTAACAATAATGGCTGAAGATGAGCTAAATAAGAAGATCGGATTTCTGCTGTCAAGGCAAGTCGTAACTCTTGCTCACTGACTTTTTCATAACAGTCTGTCAAACTATAAAGCAACGTCTGCAATAATGCACGTACTGTAGGAAAATTGCAGTGCTCGACAAATTGAATTTGAAATTGGTTTTCCAGTCGCGAACTTAATTGTCGGCAAATGGCAGTTTTTCCGGTTCCTGCATCTCCCGTAAGAATTGTAATCCCGTTCAAACTGGCAACGGTTACCAACAATTCATCAATGGCATGTTTATGTTCTGCCGCTTCAAAAAAACAATCTGAGGAGGGTGAAACGGTAAAGGGTCGATCCGTGAACCCAAAATTTGTTTCGTACATTTCCAATGGCCTTAAAGCGTTTATTTCATCAGTCTCATTAGGAGACTGGTATCGTTCTAACCAGAAAGGATAGACAGAACCTTCAGCGCGTCACTTATTTAAGATTGATGCTGTATCCTATGAACAATTCATCGAACAGGTTACAGCCACTTCTTGAGCATTACCAATACAATCGACAGTATCCAAGCAGGGTCTCTCAGGCGCATTACCCAAACGCTAGATCTTGACATTAACAAACGACAGTAAATTAAAGAATTCCGTTTAAAGAAGATGGGTAGTTTTGCTGTCAGTACAGTGCGTCGTGCCCCCTGGAAAATCACAGTTCCAGTTATGACTTATCAAAACAGTCAAGATCTTTTGTATTAACCTGATTCTATAAGTGTATATTTATTCTAAACTTACAACAAAACACAACTTAATGGCAAACTCTCTCCTTTCTCTTACTGTTTTGCTGGAGTAGACTTATTAAAATGTGTGAGAAACTAAATTCCTACCCTGAATTTCAGTCTGGCATTAATTAAGGTTTTCACTGATTTCAGCATAGCGAAATTCAAAATTTCATGTCATTATTTCCATCTTTGTCATCTTTTTTGTTTCATAATCTTGGGAGGTACATACAGTATTTCTGATGTCAGAAGCCACACTTTCTTTTTCAGATCCTGACCATATTCCAATCCTCTTGGGGACTCACGATTGTCATATCAGACAAATTCAGGATGCACTAGGCGTCAATGTTGTTCATCGCGAAGATGAAC
The Gimesia aquarii DNA segment above includes these coding regions:
- the glgB gene encoding 1,4-alpha-glucan branching protein GlgB, yielding MFTSAELHALKTGMHCTMYNSMGAHLDEVDGIKGTRFAVWAPNAREVCVISDKNHWKHGEHYLNSSDAGVWSGFVPNMSEGEAYKYSLRGQNGEFFEKSDPYAFYSELRPKTASIVYNLENFPWQDEQWLEKREKTNWHDQPITIYEIHPGSWKRPKDGRQFYTYRELAKELVEYVHQMGYTHIQLMPITEHPFDGSWGYQTTGYYSPTSRFGTPHDLMYFIDYCHQSDIGVLFDWVPGHFPTDGHSLGRFDGTCLYEHADPRKGFHPDWGTYIFNYGRNEVCDFLLSSAHFWIDKYHFDGLRVDAVASMLYLDYSREEGEWLPNSSGGRENLEAIEFLKNANTSLHGAYPGILTIAEESTSWGGVSHPVYNGGLGFNMKWDMGWMNDTLRYMHFDPIYRSHHQGELSFRMIYAFTENFVLPLSHDEVVHGKRSLLSQMPGDMWQQFANLRLLYGYQYTMPGKKLLFMGGELAQWHEWNHDSELDWNLIGNENHDGIRRLVGDLNQLYRTEKSLYETDFTPEGFSWIQCDDSINSVFAFQRKSTDDHEHVIVIGNFTPVPREGYRIGVPKAGFYNEIINSDAKIYGGSNIGNAGGVYSEKINSHGLDYSITLNLPPLGLLIMKPVSAKKEPPQE
- a CDS encoding DUF1444 family protein; its protein translation is MSELHLNQWANYTGPANWYSLSYPSDWTREEKEGILQLSPAAGNATLTISCHWKSVLPRPQYDAELQIDFDQLFVKHRNIENRGPLAIEHESVGYSGEAIIQKSDSWWKELLRWAPFSQNNWHHWKLWLIREHSIQMVVTFFHDPELYEDLYETVQRILHSIQLSLDPANPPELFANEVLHVAQKKFPLMTSQLIPGFRLKFGESEINLTNFYRSYLTTPEYFEKNITTALATILQINEWGEAQTDPELSQIQDRIMPILLPKESWECHFPNFVGEPWVANLTIMYVVDESNAYWYIHEKLLRKWNISRDELHQIALNNLDRYFDHNQIELICMSKEDGPNMMIQSKPDAYNASQVLSNTFYQQARKFLGSEFLAGVPNRDFLLALSLSQSRIIEQIQHNIANDYLTMDHPLTDQLLVVTADGVSEYCGVS
- a CDS encoding MBL fold metallo-hydrolase; its protein translation is MQQESGLFSQRLGEFITLGTGTSVGIPIVGCDCEVCTSSNPKNQRGRTSVYVGAPEGGFLIDTPPELRLQLLREKIPWVHAVLYTHSHADHIFGLDDVRISGYRLEKSIMLHCEETVEQQIRRSFNYAFEMPTHNLHHMSRPQLEFQRVETKAFDLLGLRIQPFRLMHGTLPILGYRMNDIAFCTDVSEIPEESWQYLEGLDVLIIDALRIKPHPTHFNLEQSMEVVEQVKPKRAYFTHISHSLEHEETNSNLPDHVELAFDGLSLPLNG
- a CDS encoding LysM peptidoglycan-binding domain-containing protein, with product MHQDKKVGLALALLVLGFVGAFCLRQDKDTTVQIPELNDPHYLDEQIADKDRTPYFDSQSKDNQNTLLGSEQTLSGIDDNQRSHSDSNVATPTVSHMTSKKISNAERWAEMPDFLKEIDLPKEQFSKSSSEDSVFEPNPQQEIMQPTSQGSFSDSIHSGSENFKPQHNNAWEVNPSQRKPVSRPQEPNRPSIRIHTVKSGETLSEIAIRYLGSSKKYREIFNLNRDRLRSPNDIREGMKLRIPVYGSSESKPQSANSQTFNGTSAKVGKRTIGQMVSQPTLKQGSSSVQFEGLIESLSNSQNQNTLKDLDHKKNLKQLEDTLKSDKFGGNLQRTKTIPDNYRKFIPVPRSPLTPRNGSHKSKREAKLGQSLSQAQPENVKQIVDGLFDEAPAKMKQTGNKAKSHTYTIKKGDTLESIALRLYGKRSAAFQIYLKNKANLKNANYIRPGMKLQLP
- a CDS encoding ExeA family protein; translation: MYETNFGFTDRPFTVSPSSDCFFEAAEHKHAIDELLVTVASLNGITILTGDAGTGKTAICRQLSSRLENQFQIQFVEHCNFPTVRALLQTLLYSLTDCYEKVSEQELRLALTAEIRSSYLAHLQPLLLIIDEAHLLSAPFLEELRVLSDISIDGKPALQLILSGQTDLEETLIQPALSSLNQRIGCQVFLDRMTRQESEEYIEYRIKRVTTETRSFFTEDAIKFITHVSDGLPRCLNQICDHSLMLAYVQDSSIVNESIAREAFSDLQQLPLHWNDPLPSSTPLEELRKDQHSENPVDKIPDALSDEYEIDTLMEDRLNLLVESAPTEAEFISDDTGWDSADLFSLGNEMEAIEIGSDSESAMPCSTDLKMPQSELESVCDDFEEQTDNNHMALIDKSENIPVEATGEFVEIIDRYAAIDAGIDPTTLPLETQAIKSPASRRPLQLKPPQFHDSAQSIASKKRDSEEEPNEASPVQSNRTEVAESSNPVGLIDEMIPHLEEAEKESEKGSIVFYDDQPKSADENVYQALAKELSAGENSFEELLAAQVYEVCSETRKGLLEALNEFRNFKMTEEAEKTEVDSPDYDVVSPDEEDSHESAITASQGSFVIDKENVDQSTAPTFRLDLGPNSKQQKSGTSHLKGPAFGRYKNLFSRLRRKQNQD